The genomic interval TCGCGTGGGCCCACGATAACGACCACGACCACCAGCTCATCGTCGCGCACCTCGTAGATGACCCGGTACTCGCCCCCGACGCCCCCGACGTCTATGCGCCGGTAGAGCGAGTGCTTGCCTTTCAGCTGCTTGCTCCTGGGAGGCCGGGGCTCTTCGGCGAGGTCCTCTATGGCGTCCTCCACGCGCTCGCGGGCCTTGCGCTGGGGGATCTTGTCGATGGCCTTCCTCGCGCTGCGCTTGATGCCGACGGTGTACGTCACGCCCTAGCCCAGGCCGCGCCGGAGGCCTTCCGACGCGCCTAGGTGGTGCGCC from Rubrobacter radiotolerans DSM 5868 carries:
- a CDS encoding type II toxin-antitoxin system RelE family toxin, with amino-acid sequence MTYTVGIKRSARKAIDKIPQRKARERVEDAIEDLAEEPRPPRSKQLKGKHSLYRRIDVGGVGGEYRVIYEVRDDELVVVVVIVGPREGVYELLKRLG